Proteins encoded by one window of Deinococcus radiodurans R1 = ATCC 13939 = DSM 20539:
- the rplV gene encoding 50S ribosomal protein L22, translated as MTAPEQTFRNKKQRKQQVKLRKPGFAVAKYVRMSPRKVRLVVDVIRGKSVQDAEDLLRFIPRSASEPVAKVLNSAKANALHNDEMLEDRLFVKEAYVDAGPTLKRLIPRARGSANIIKKRTSHITIIVAEKGNK; from the coding sequence ATGACCGCTCCTGAACAGACTTTCCGCAACAAGAAGCAGCGTAAGCAGCAGGTCAAGCTGCGTAAGCCCGGCTTCGCCGTTGCCAAGTACGTCCGCATGAGCCCCCGCAAGGTCCGCCTGGTCGTTGACGTGATCCGCGGCAAGAGCGTGCAGGACGCCGAAGACCTGCTGCGCTTCATCCCCCGTTCGGCCAGCGAGCCGGTCGCCAAGGTGCTCAACAGCGCCAAGGCCAACGCCCTGCACAACGACGAGATGCTCGAAGATCGCCTGTTCGTGAAGGAAGCGTACGTGGACGCGGGCCCGACCCTCAAGCGTCTGATCCCCCGCGCCCGTGGCTCGGCGAACATCATCAAGAAGCGCACCAGCCACATCACCATCATCGTTGCCGAGAAGGGGAACAAGTAA
- the rpsC gene encoding 30S ribosomal protein S3 translates to MGNKINPNGFRLGVTKGWNSRWYAGKKQYASLLKEDEQIRQLINKKLAAAGIARIEIERAGQQVNVIISAAKPGVVIGKGGESIKELRGDIERLVSAGTVAVNVAEIPNPNISAPLVALRIAEQIERRFAFRRAMKQAAQRVMESGARGVKVILSGRLGGAEQARTEKVLEGRVPLHTLRADIDYGTALARTTYGILGIKVLVFNGEVIGGKTETFARPQRRDRDERRPEGGDRPARRRPTARRRTGGE, encoded by the coding sequence ATGGGTAACAAGATCAACCCCAACGGCTTCCGCCTCGGCGTGACGAAGGGCTGGAACAGCCGCTGGTACGCCGGCAAGAAGCAGTACGCCAGCCTGCTCAAGGAAGACGAGCAGATCCGTCAGCTGATCAACAAGAAGCTGGCCGCCGCTGGCATCGCCCGCATCGAAATCGAACGCGCCGGCCAGCAGGTCAACGTGATCATCTCCGCCGCCAAGCCCGGCGTGGTGATCGGTAAGGGCGGCGAGAGCATCAAGGAACTGCGCGGTGACATCGAGCGTCTGGTGTCTGCCGGTACGGTGGCCGTGAACGTCGCCGAGATCCCCAACCCCAATATCAGTGCCCCGCTGGTCGCCCTGCGCATCGCCGAGCAGATCGAGCGCCGCTTCGCGTTCCGCCGCGCCATGAAGCAGGCCGCGCAGCGCGTGATGGAGTCGGGCGCCCGCGGCGTCAAGGTGATCCTCAGCGGTCGCCTCGGCGGCGCCGAGCAGGCCCGCACCGAGAAGGTGCTCGAAGGCCGCGTGCCCCTGCACACCCTGCGCGCCGACATCGACTACGGCACCGCGCTGGCCCGGACTACCTACGGCATCCTGGGCATCAAGGTGCTGGTGTTCAACGGTGAAGTGATCGGCGGCAAGACCGAAACCTTTGCCCGTCCTCAGCGCCGTGACCGCGACGAGCGCCGTCCTGAAGGTGGCGACCGCCCGGCCCGCCGCCGTCCGACCGCGCGCCGCCGCACCGGAGGTGAATGA
- the rpsS gene encoding 30S ribosomal protein S19: MPRSLKKGPFVEDHLLKKVDAQNDKKDKRVIKTWSRRSTIVPEMIGHTIAVYNGKQHVPVFVNEQMIGHKLGEFSPTRTYRGHGADKNAKGSKKK; this comes from the coding sequence ATGCCCCGTAGCCTCAAAAAAGGCCCGTTCGTGGAAGACCACCTCCTGAAGAAGGTGGACGCCCAGAACGATAAGAAAGACAAGCGCGTGATCAAGACCTGGAGCCGCCGCTCCACCATCGTTCCTGAGATGATTGGTCACACCATCGCCGTGTACAACGGCAAGCAGCACGTTCCGGTGTTCGTGAACGAGCAGATGATCGGCCACAAGCTCGGTGAGTTCAGCCCGACCCGCACCTACCGTGGGCACGGCGCCGACAAGAACGCCAAGGGGAGCAAGAAGAAATGA